Proteins from a genomic interval of Papaver somniferum cultivar HN1 chromosome 4, ASM357369v1, whole genome shotgun sequence:
- the LOC113274753 gene encoding uncharacterized protein LOC113274753, which yields MVKKKNPTLGSAQSLCLFLVFFFTLFLSSAGDGDDESKPYIISSLSYPESKLKPYDWNYIRVDLPTWFSSMCLSIQSDVDSNAIKHLPKSEQPMICFRDGSPPIPDVTEDSLNELVLGPLTNNSFGGIRDLQDGERCHLLQKNIMLSLTNEQITPGVFYIGLFNGIGPIRTQGKMIIRGRSYRFSANITIEACSTPYVWGPSCNQTVDSLSCAESDGTSHAVNQTVENVVKCRDARDTCHFYNETAIYSLDVMRIAHQFVIKAEDIRFNKLSSMNKTASFTSNLTCYARHGAIPSRTFHDYFGVVSNSPLIIPSPKTGRWYVVILPADPTEALGSFQKNGTEVDGCYTLDWQVHQCPVGKAGPNCTWQAYTLQTFQTNKATVYSYYRPNIGKPGSSNIDLPSFLSNSSVGDAFAWTYFHLDIPYGAAGKHLQIGVNKDPKLKYDIYSRFGGLPSIDTWDYYYSSNKSSSNSSMFFKMHDSNDDGFKFYILNVREGTWSFGLRHLATTKGHSGEQANMLITVERCPMSCSGHGTCQTAIDESGLAMFSFCSCDRNHGGFDCSIELVDHKGHIWQSITLIASNAAAILPAYWALRQKAYSEWVLFVASGISSSLYHACDVGTWCALSFHVLQFMDFWLSFMAVVSNFVYLATVGEASKRVIHTCVSILTALMAATGATKSRNVILVIIIGTVGLLIGWLIEYSTTIRSLSCSSWLSSSILERRQNIKAWLLNLMKTLRDRFRWGFVILGFLALALAGISWKVVNSKNYWIWHSIWHVSIYTASFFFLCSKVKIKDNTENQTSIAATYELARQDSFSRS from the exons atggtgaagaagaagaatccaaCTCTGGGTTCTGCTCAGAGTCTCtgtttattccttgttttcttttttactttgtttttatcttctgctggtgatggtgatgatgaatcAAAACCTTACATAATCTCAAGCTTAAGTTATCCAGAATCAAAGCTTAAACCCTATGATTGGAACTACATTAGAG TTGATTTGCCGACTTGGTTCTCATCAATGTGTTTGAGCATACAGTCGGATGTCGACAGT AACGCCATAAAACATCTTCCTAAAAGTGAGCAGCCTATGATATGCTTCCGAGACGGGAGTCCTCCTATTCCGGACGTTACTGAAGACTCTTTGAATGAGCTAG TGTTAGGTCCTCTCACTAATAATTCTTTTGGAGGCATAAGGGATCTTCAGGATGGGGAGCGGTGCCATCTTTTGCAGAAAAATATAATGCTGTCCTTGACAAATGAACAG ATAACCCCTGGAGTATTTTACATTGGACTGTTCAATGGAATCGGGCCTATAAGAACACAAGGGAAGATG ATTATTCGTGGACGGTCTTATAGATTCAGTGCTAATATAACAATTGAAGCATGCTCAACCCCGTATGTGTGGGGTCCTAGCTGCAACCAAACGGTGGACTCACTTTCTTGTGCTGAGTCTGATGGCACAAGCCATGCCGTAAACCAGACAGTGGAAAATGTTGTTAAATGCAGAGATGCACGCGACACTTGCCATTTTTATAATGAAACAGCAATTTATTCTCTGGATGTTATGAGGATTGCTCACCAATTTGTGATTAAGGCTGAAGATATTAGATTTAACAAATTATCTTCGATGAACAAAACAGCGAGTTTTACTAGCAACTTAACATGTTACGCTCGTCATGGTGCCATTCCTTCTCGGACATTCCATGATTATTTTGGGGTAGTAAGTAATTCTCCATTGATCATTCCATCGCCAAAAACTGGTCGTTGGTATGTTGTCATTCTTCCAGCTGATCCGACAGAAGCACTCGGATCTTTTCAAAAAAACGGAACAGAAGTGGATGGTTGCTATACCTTGGATTGGCAAGTGCATCAGTGTCCTGTTGGAAAAGCTGGACCCAATTGCACCTGGCAAGCTTACACGCTTCAG ACGTTTCAGACGAATAAAGCTACTGTCTATTCTTATTATCGGCCAAACATTGGGAAGCCTGGATCTAGTAACATCGATTTGCCATCCTTCTTAAGCAACTCCTCAGTTGGGGATGCTTTTGCATGGACGTACTTTCATCTTGACATTCCGTATGGTGCAGCTGGAAAACATCTACAAATCGGTGTAAATAAAGATCCAAAACTGAAGTATGACATTTATTCCAGATTTGGAGGATTACCATCTATTGATACCTGGGATTACTATTATTCAAGCAATAAGAGCAGTAGTAACAGTTCCATGTTTTTCAAAATGCACGATTCAAATGATGATGGTTTCAAGTTTTATATATTAAATGTGAGAGAAGGAACTTGGAGCTTCGGTCTAAGGCACCTGGCAACTACCAAAGGTCATTCTGGTGAACAAGCAAATATGCTTATTACTGTTGAAAGATGCCCAATGTCATGTTCTGGGCATGGGACATGCCAGACAGCTATTGATGAAAGTGGATTGGCTATGTTcag CTTCTGCTCCTGTGATCGGAACCATGGAGGGTTTGATTGCAGCATCGAGCTTGTTGATCATAAAG GGCATATATGGCAGTCGATCACTCTAATTGCATCAAATGCAGCAGCCATATTACCTGCATACTGGGCACTGCGGCAAAAG GCATATTCAGAATGGGTGCTGTTTGTGGCTAGTGGGATTTCAAGTTCATTATACCATGCATGTGATGTAGGCACTTGGTGCGCTCTATCTTTTCATGTTTTACAG TTTATGGACTTTTGGCTTTCGTTCATGGCGGTGGTGAGCAATTTTGTGTATCTAGCGACTGTTGGTGAAGCCTCAAAAAGGGTAATTCATACATGTGTGTCAATTTTGACGGCTCTCATGGCTGCAACTGGAGCAACAAA GTCCAGGAATGTTATTCTTGTCATTATAATTGGGACTGTGGGTCTTCTTATCGGATGGTTGATTGAGTATTCTACAACAATCCGGTCGCTTTCTTGTTCGTCATGGTTGTCTTCGAGTATTCTTGAAAG ACGGCAAAACATTAAAGCATGGTTGCTCAATCTTATGAAGACACTACGTGATCGTTTTCGTTGGGGCTTTGTAATTCTTGGCTTTCTTGCATTAGCTCTGGCTGGGATTAGCTGGAAAGTGGTGAACTCCAAAAATTACTGGATTTGGCACAG TATTTGGCATGTCAGTATATACAcagcttccttcttcttcttatgctcaaaagttaagatTAAAGACAATACCGAAAATCAGACAAGCATAGCTGCAACATATGAGTTAGCGAGACAAGATTCATTCTCAAGAAGTTAG
- the LOC113272019 gene encoding uncharacterized protein LOC113272019, giving the protein MLLFLGLVLEEEFIINSIRMKGFMFNIVDDLRILNYFKVQHRVCKNSTPVEISWSPSELGEIMICCDGASLGNQSQAGASVSFKDSNSRVLGALCVGLGWQTNFYAEVCAIIYGIILAKIFNVKKIYVHSDSMSCIQALQKGELHWQLTPKWKMAYAFYNNVRYVHSYREANFTTDALAKQAYLLVEDSYEFYEGRRMFILAVEWLGEVYYRFK; this is encoded by the coding sequence ATGTTGTTATTTCTTGGCTTGGTTTTAGAGGAAGAGTTTATCATTAACTCTATTCGCATGAAAGGTTTTATGTTTAATATTGTGGATGATTTGCGCATCTTGAATTATTTCAAAGTGCAACATAGAGTGTGCAAGAATTCCACGCCTGTTGAGATCTCTTGGTCTCCTTCAGAACTTGGTGAAATTatgatttgttgtgatggtgcttcactTGGCAATCAAAGCCAAGCTGGTGCAAGTGTTAGCTTCAAAGATTCTAACTCACGAGTACTTGGTGCCTTGTGTGTTGGCCTTGGCTGGCAAACCAATTtttatgctgaagtttgtgctATTATCTATGGCATAATCTTGGCAAAGATATTTAACGTCAAGAAGATTTATGTACACTCTGACTCAATGAGCTGCATTCAAGCTTTGCAAAAGGGTGAGTTACATTGGCAGCTAACTCCGAAGTGGAAGATGGCGTATGCTTTTTATAACAATGTTCGTTATGTTCATAGTTATAGGGAAGCTAATTTTACAACAGATGCCTTGGCCAAACAAGCATATTTATTGGTTGAGGATAGTTATGAATTTTATGAGGGTAGGCGAATGTTCATTCTTGCTGTAGAATGGCTTGGCGAGGTTTATTATCGTTTCAAATAA